A single region of the Alteriqipengyuania flavescens genome encodes:
- the dapF gene encoding diaminopimelate epimerase, translating to MRVSFTKMHGLGNDFIVLDAREQALPQLTEKLVSSLADRRTGIGCDQLIVLEDTDEADVRMRIFNSDGGEVEACGNAARAVSLREGKPARILTQGGIIDAVPADRGARIDMGSPRFEWTQIPLAYAMDTASMPVAWGELEAPVAVNVGNPHVIFFVDDLGAVELGRLGPIIENDPLFPERVNVNVAQVMDRKSIRLVVWERGAGLTRACGTGACATAVAAAKRGLTERSVTVRLPGGPLDIEWTGEDRIMMSGPAAESFRGTFKAVDYS from the coding sequence ATGCGGGTTTCCTTCACCAAGATGCACGGCCTCGGCAACGATTTCATCGTGCTCGACGCGCGCGAACAGGCGCTGCCGCAGCTGACCGAAAAGCTGGTCAGTTCGCTGGCCGACCGGCGCACCGGCATCGGTTGCGACCAGCTGATCGTGCTGGAGGATACGGACGAGGCCGATGTCCGCATGCGCATTTTCAACAGCGACGGCGGTGAAGTGGAAGCCTGCGGGAACGCGGCGCGCGCCGTGTCCCTTCGCGAAGGCAAGCCTGCGCGCATCCTTACCCAAGGCGGCATCATCGACGCCGTACCAGCCGATCGCGGCGCACGGATCGACATGGGCAGCCCGCGGTTCGAATGGACGCAGATCCCGCTCGCTTATGCGATGGACACTGCCTCCATGCCCGTCGCCTGGGGCGAACTCGAGGCGCCGGTCGCCGTCAACGTCGGCAACCCGCACGTCATCTTCTTCGTGGACGACCTCGGCGCGGTGGAGCTCGGCAGGCTCGGCCCTATTATCGAGAACGACCCGCTTTTTCCCGAACGGGTGAACGTCAACGTGGCGCAGGTCATGGATCGGAAGTCGATCCGCCTTGTCGTGTGGGAACGCGGCGCGGGGCTCACGCGCGCATGCGGCACGGGCGCCTGTGCGACGGCGGTCGCAGCGGCGAAGCGCGGCCTTACGGAGCGCAGCGTCACGGTGCGCCTGCCCGGCGGCCCGCTCGACATCGAATGGACGGGGGAGGACCGGATCATGATGTCCGGCCCGGCGGCGGAGAGCTTTCGCGGCACTTTCAAAGCGGTCGACTATTCATGA
- a CDS encoding inner membrane-spanning protein YciB yields MMADETKKQSAGSSWINVAVDYGPLLVFFLTYRYFAPEGESASGEIFAVIRGTGAFIVAALIALAVSKFRLGKISPMLMLSTVLIVGFGMLTIFLGDPFWIQIKPTAIYAFFAVALLVAYARGKALLKWALETAFEGLSDEGWLKLSRNWGIFFIALALLNEGLRHFFSFEDWLAAKLWVFLPLTFLFTFTQIPMLLRHGLDVGQEVDVVKDEPPTG; encoded by the coding sequence ATGATGGCCGACGAGACGAAGAAGCAATCCGCCGGGTCCAGCTGGATCAACGTCGCGGTCGATTACGGGCCGCTGCTCGTATTCTTCCTCACCTACCGCTATTTCGCGCCTGAAGGTGAAAGCGCCTCTGGAGAAATCTTTGCCGTCATTCGCGGGACCGGTGCTTTCATCGTCGCGGCATTGATCGCCCTCGCCGTGTCGAAATTCCGGCTCGGCAAGATCAGCCCGATGCTGATGCTCTCGACCGTGCTGATCGTGGGCTTCGGCATGCTGACGATCTTCCTGGGCGACCCCTTCTGGATCCAGATCAAGCCAACCGCGATCTATGCCTTCTTCGCCGTCGCGTTGCTGGTGGCCTATGCGCGCGGCAAGGCGCTGCTGAAATGGGCGCTGGAAACCGCATTCGAGGGCCTGTCCGACGAAGGATGGCTGAAGCTGTCGCGCAACTGGGGCATTTTCTTCATCGCGCTGGCGCTGCTCAACGAGGGGCTGCGCCACTTCTTCAGTTTCGAGGACTGGCTGGCGGCGAAACTGTGGGTGTTCCTGCCTCTGACGTTCCTGTTCACCTTCACCCAGATCCCGATGCTGTTGCGGCATGGGCTGGACGTGGGACAGGAAGTCGACGTCGTGAAAGACGAGCCGCCTACAGGCTGA
- a CDS encoding MiaB/RimO family radical SAM methylthiotransferase gives MSAHVVTLGCRLNLAESERIRAMFAAEPGEVVIVNSCAVTSEAVRQTRQAIRKARRAQPDARLLVTGCAADIERERFAAMDEVDGLVANTAKLDPRSWNLPPAQTPQAPTKTRAFVAVQNGCDHACTFCVIPQGRGTSRSLSVSQVLREVGAHFARGAKEIVLTGVDLTSWGEDLPGAPGLGVLVEAILREYPALPRLRLSSVDGIEIDPLLFDLIAGEARVMPQLHLSLQHGHDLILKRMKRRHGRSDALSLVERLKARRPELAIGADLIAGFPTEADAHHAANRAIIEELDIVHAHVFPYSARPGTPAARMPQVDGATIKARAAELRETAAKVRQAWLVSLVGQPLAVLVEKDGTGHAANFARVRAPEGAVPGTVVTITPTRLDEGLLA, from the coding sequence ATGAGCGCGCATGTCGTCACTCTCGGTTGCCGCCTCAACCTCGCCGAAAGCGAGCGTATCCGCGCGATGTTCGCGGCCGAGCCGGGCGAAGTCGTCATCGTCAACAGCTGCGCGGTCACCAGCGAAGCGGTGCGCCAGACGCGCCAGGCGATCCGCAAGGCCCGCCGTGCCCAGCCCGATGCGCGGCTGCTTGTCACCGGCTGCGCGGCCGATATCGAGCGCGAACGCTTCGCCGCGATGGACGAAGTGGACGGGCTAGTCGCAAACACCGCCAAGCTCGATCCGCGCAGCTGGAACCTGCCGCCGGCGCAAACGCCGCAAGCACCCACGAAGACCCGTGCCTTCGTCGCCGTGCAGAACGGCTGCGACCATGCCTGCACCTTTTGCGTCATCCCGCAGGGCCGCGGCACCAGCCGCTCGCTGTCTGTGTCGCAGGTGCTGCGCGAAGTCGGCGCGCACTTTGCGCGCGGCGCGAAGGAGATCGTGCTAACCGGGGTAGACCTGACCAGCTGGGGCGAGGATTTGCCCGGCGCGCCCGGGCTGGGGGTTCTGGTAGAGGCGATCCTGCGCGAGTATCCCGCCCTGCCCCGCCTGCGCCTCTCCTCGGTCGACGGGATCGAAATCGACCCGCTGCTGTTCGACCTGATCGCGGGCGAAGCGCGGGTTATGCCGCAATTGCACCTGTCGCTGCAGCACGGGCACGACTTGATCCTCAAGCGAATGAAGCGGCGGCATGGCCGGAGCGACGCCCTGTCGCTGGTGGAGCGGCTCAAGGCGCGACGGCCGGAGCTGGCCATCGGCGCAGACCTGATTGCAGGCTTCCCGACCGAGGCGGACGCGCACCACGCGGCAAACCGCGCGATTATCGAGGAACTGGACATCGTCCACGCGCATGTCTTTCCCTATTCCGCCCGCCCCGGGACGCCTGCCGCCCGGATGCCCCAAGTGGACGGTGCGACCATCAAGGCCCGCGCTGCCGAATTGCGCGAGACGGCAGCGAAGGTTCGGCAGGCATGGCTCGTCTCGCTCGTAGGCCAACCCCTGGCCGTGCTTGTCGAAAAGGACGGGACCGGACATGCAGCGAACTTCGCCCGCGTCCGCGCGCCGGAAGGTGCCGTACCGGGCACCGTCGTGACCATCACCCCCACCCGCCTCGACGAAGGACTGCTTGCATGA
- a CDS encoding putative bifunctional diguanylate cyclase/phosphodiesterase produces the protein MARSAKPEQGAKRDFITFGIAIAAIILFVGTAGQVLAQTVKNVLGQAPAPDPLLLNAVILNVALIILVWRRYRELTAEIEQRREAEALARRLAETDPLTDCLNRRSLSAAGAALLQAAAGERRLVAAMMLDLDHFKAINDLNGQKVGDQVLVELARRIRGVMPADTLVARLGGDEFACFMRFDARSRDAVDRHAAALLRAMSAPVVIDGLEIDISTSIGIAASDGLEGASLDECLSQALVHRADIAMYQAKKAGRAQFAWFEPAMENELRFRNELEVGIRNGVREGHFKPYYERQIDLATGDLIGFEMLARWESPDMGLVGPDIFIPIAEEMGIISEMSDRLVEQALADAAGWSEHLTLSINVSPVQLRDPWFAQKLLQRLHAAHFPPRRLEVEITESCLHENLAVVRTVIASLKNQGVKISLDDFGTGYSSLSQLRSLPFDRIKIDRSFVSGVDGDENAATIVESIVQLGQGLNLPITAEGVVNEAILGLLRGMGGMKAQGYHYGRPADAAATRDWLASRDLVVPAAELEALTADEAARAAETEPARRTG, from the coding sequence ATGGCCCGTTCCGCCAAGCCGGAACAGGGTGCGAAGCGCGATTTCATCACCTTTGGCATCGCCATTGCGGCCATCATCCTGTTCGTCGGCACTGCCGGACAGGTGCTGGCGCAGACCGTGAAGAACGTCCTCGGCCAGGCCCCCGCCCCCGACCCGCTGCTGCTGAACGCCGTGATCCTGAACGTGGCGCTGATCATCCTCGTCTGGCGCCGCTACCGCGAACTGACCGCGGAGATCGAGCAGCGCCGCGAGGCCGAAGCCCTCGCCCGCCGCCTTGCAGAGACCGATCCGCTGACCGATTGCCTCAACCGCCGCAGCCTTTCCGCCGCCGGTGCGGCACTGCTACAGGCGGCTGCGGGCGAGCGACGATTGGTTGCGGCGATGATGCTCGACCTCGACCATTTCAAGGCCATCAACGACTTGAACGGTCAAAAGGTCGGCGACCAGGTGCTGGTCGAACTCGCTCGCCGTATCCGCGGTGTCATGCCGGCCGATACGCTCGTCGCCCGACTTGGCGGGGACGAATTCGCCTGTTTCATGCGTTTCGACGCGCGCAGCCGCGATGCGGTGGACCGGCACGCCGCGGCGCTGCTCAGGGCCATGTCCGCGCCGGTGGTGATCGACGGGCTGGAAATTGACATCAGCACCTCGATCGGGATCGCCGCGAGCGACGGCCTCGAAGGGGCATCGCTCGACGAATGCCTGTCGCAGGCCCTCGTCCACCGCGCCGATATCGCCATGTACCAGGCCAAGAAGGCCGGTCGGGCCCAATTCGCCTGGTTCGAACCGGCGATGGAAAACGAACTGCGCTTCCGCAACGAGCTGGAAGTGGGCATCCGCAACGGCGTGCGCGAGGGCCACTTCAAGCCGTATTACGAACGGCAGATCGATCTCGCCACCGGCGACCTCATCGGTTTCGAGATGCTCGCCCGGTGGGAATCGCCCGACATGGGCCTCGTCGGCCCCGACATCTTCATCCCCATCGCCGAGGAAATGGGCATCATTTCGGAAATGTCCGACCGTCTGGTGGAGCAGGCGCTGGCCGATGCCGCCGGATGGAGCGAGCACCTGACACTGTCGATCAACGTCTCGCCGGTCCAGCTGCGCGATCCATGGTTTGCGCAAAAGCTGCTCCAGCGACTCCACGCCGCGCATTTCCCGCCGCGACGGCTGGAGGTGGAGATCACCGAAAGCTGCCTCCACGAAAATCTGGCAGTCGTCCGCACGGTCATCGCCAGCCTGAAGAACCAGGGCGTGAAGATCAGTCTCGACGATTTCGGCACCGGCTATTCCAGCCTGTCACAACTGCGCAGCCTGCCGTTCGACCGGATCAAGATCGACCGAAGCTTCGTGAGCGGCGTCGACGGCGACGAGAACGCCGCCACCATCGTCGAATCCATCGTCCAGCTCGGCCAGGGGCTGAACCTGCCGATCACCGCGGAAGGCGTTGTGAACGAGGCGATCCTCGGCCTGCTGCGCGGCATGGGCGGGATGAAGGCGCAGGGCTATCATTACGGCCGCCCTGCCGATGCGGCCGCGACGCGAGACTGGCTGGCGAGCCGGGATCTCGTGGTCCCTGCCGCCGAGCTCGAGGCGCTGACCGCCGACGAGGCGGCCCGGGCTGCCGAGACGGAGCCTGCCCGCCGCACCGGCTGA
- the ftsY gene encoding signal recognition particle-docking protein FtsY, which translates to MTDAADNSGWTDRVFGGLKKTSERLSGNLAGTVGNTKLDDATLDEVEDALIVSDLGPSAAGRIRAKLAEKRFGSTITERELKEAVAEEIAAILRPVAKPLEVTAFPRPQVILVIGVNGSGKTTTIAKLGHLFYEDDYEVMLAAGDTFRAAAIEQLAVWADRIGAPLIRGPEGGDPASIVFDAVKAATDVGTDALIVDTAGRLQNKRELMDELAKIRKVLGRLNPEAPHDVVLVLDATNGQNALGQIEIFREVAGVTGLIMTKLDGTARGGVLVAAAEQFGLPIHAIGVGEGMDDLRPFDPDLVARVIAGVA; encoded by the coding sequence ATGACCGACGCCGCCGACAATTCCGGCTGGACCGACCGCGTTTTCGGGGGGTTAAAGAAGACCTCCGAGCGCCTGTCCGGCAACCTCGCCGGGACGGTCGGGAACACGAAGCTGGACGACGCCACGCTTGACGAGGTGGAGGACGCGCTGATCGTGTCCGACCTCGGCCCGTCCGCCGCCGGCCGCATCCGCGCCAAGCTGGCCGAAAAGCGCTTCGGCTCGACCATCACCGAGCGCGAGCTGAAGGAAGCCGTGGCGGAGGAAATCGCCGCTATCCTGCGCCCTGTCGCAAAACCGCTGGAAGTCACGGCGTTCCCCCGCCCGCAGGTGATCCTGGTGATCGGCGTCAACGGATCCGGCAAGACGACCACTATCGCCAAGCTCGGCCACCTTTTCTACGAAGACGATTACGAGGTTATGCTGGCTGCGGGCGACACATTCCGCGCCGCCGCGATCGAGCAACTCGCCGTATGGGCCGACCGCATCGGTGCGCCGCTGATCCGCGGGCCGGAAGGCGGCGATCCGGCCAGCATCGTGTTCGACGCGGTCAAGGCAGCGACCGATGTCGGGACCGATGCGCTGATCGTCGATACTGCCGGGCGGCTGCAGAACAAGCGCGAGCTGATGGACGAGCTCGCCAAGATCCGAAAGGTTCTCGGCCGGCTGAACCCGGAAGCGCCGCACGACGTGGTGCTGGTGCTCGATGCCACCAACGGCCAGAACGCGCTCGGCCAGATCGAGATTTTTCGCGAGGTCGCGGGTGTCACCGGCCTGATCATGACCAAACTGGACGGCACGGCACGCGGCGGCGTGCTGGTTGCGGCGGCCGAGCAGTTCGGCCTGCCCATCCACGCCATCGGCGTCGGCGAAGGGATGGACGACCTGCGCCCGTTCGATCCGGACCTGGTCGCGCGCGTCATTGCGGGGGTGGCATGA